One bacterium genomic window, ATGAAGCGGCGCGTCCAGTCGTCGCGCACCGGCCAGAGGCTCGTCACCACGGTGCGCGCCCCGGCCAGCAGGAAGGCCCGCCGCAGGCCGAAGACCCCTTCGCCGCCGCGCAGTTCGCCGAGGCCGGTGTCGCAGGCCGAGAGGACGGCCAGCTCCGCCGACGAGAGGTCGAGCGCCGCGATCTCCTCGGCCGTCAGCAGGCCGTCGTCGGCGTTCGCCGCGCCGCGGTGGTTGGCGCCGGCGAGGACCAGGCCGGCCAGCGCCGCCGGGCTCTCGCCGCGGACCCGCGGCGGCCGGTCCTCGGGCAGCCGCGCGATCCCGCCGAGGCCGCGCGTCCCGGGGGCGGCGGGGGCGCACTCGTCGCCGAGGTAGAAGGCGTGGGTCGCGAGGTGGAGCGCGCGCCGCCCCGTCGCCTCGCGCACGAACGCCTCCTTGGTCGCCGCGCCGCCGGTCAGGACGAGCGGCGCCTCCGCGCGGTCCGGCCAGAGCGCCCCGACCTCCCGCGCCTCCTCCGCCGCGTGGGGGAGCGGCGCGAAGCCGAGCCGCAGGAACGCGCCGCACGCACGCCCCGCCGGCTCGGACGCGGACGCCGCCGCCGCGTCGCCGACGGGCGCCGCGGCCCTGGACGCGTCGTAGTCGGGGCCGCCGACGGCGAGCAGCCCCGTCCCCCGCGCGGCGCCCGGGCGGTGGACGAGATCCCTTTCCGTGGAGAGGAGATGGAGCAGCGGACCGTCCTCGACCAGATAGCGGCCGCCCGACGTCGGCAGCGCCGCGAAGTCGACGAAGTTGAGCGGCCCGTCCGGGACGAGGAAGACGCGGCGCGCGCCGCGGAGTTCCTTGGCGGGACGATCCCAAACCGCCGCCCGCAGCGAGGCCCCGGCGCGGCGCGCCGCCGCGCCGTCGCCGCCGGACGCCGCGGCGAATACGGCCGCCCGCCATTGTCCGACGAGCCGGTCGAGCTTCGGGGCGTCGCCGAGCGGGACGATCCGCGGCGCGGCGTCCCCGCCGCGCAGCACGAACGCCGCGTACCGCGCCTCGTCTCCCCCGCGGGCCGCCGGCGCCGCGTGCCGCACGAAGCCGACGAGGGCGTCGTCCGGGCCGAGCGCCCGCGTCACTTCGGCCAGCCCGACGCGGCGGTCGGCGAGCATCCTGGCGTGCCGCGCGCTCCGCTCGGCGAGGTCAAGGTCGGCGGCCTCGACGTCGCGCCGCGCGGCGTCGATCCGCGCCCGGTACGACGCCGGATTCCCGTCCGCGCCGGCCCCGGCGAGCAGCGCGGCGAGCCGGCCGCTAACCTCGCGCAGCCGGCGCGCGGCCGCGACGGCCTCCGCCCCTTCGCCGCGGGCCGCGACCCGCCGCCGGGCCGTCTCGTCGAAGACGACGCTGCGGGAGCGGACGACCTCGTCGAACGCCGTCGTCGCGGCGACCGGCGAGCCGAGCCGCGCGGCGTAGGCCACGACGTCCCCCTGCACCGTCCAGCCGCGGGCCGCCGCGGCGAGCGCCTGCCGCTCCGGCAGCCCGGCGAGCGCGACGGCGAGATCCCGGCGCTCCGCCGCCGCGGAGCCCGCGGCGAGGGCGAAGGCGCGGTCCAGCTCGCCGCGCGCGGCGAGGGCGCGCGCCAGCAGTTGCCGCGGACGCACGGTCGAGGGATGGTCGGCGCCGAACGCGCCCTCGAGCAGCCGGACCGCCCGTTCCAGCGGCGCGATCGCCGCGGCCGCGTCGCCGAGATCGAGGTACGCCGCCCCGGCGCGTTCCAGGCCGCGCGCCGAGCGCACCGAAGAGGCCGGCATCTCGGCCGCGACCGCCTCGGCGAGCCGCGCGCGCGCCGCCTCGGGCTTCCCTTCCGCGATGTCGATCTGCGCGATCCGCGCGATCATCTCGGCCCGCTTGAGCGCGAACGACGCGCCGGCCGCGCCGAAGATCGAAGCTGTCCGCTCGAACGTCGCCCGCGCGTCCGCCAGCCGTCCGGCGGCGAACTGCCGGTCGCCGAGGGCGCGGAAGGCGATCGCCGCGTCGAGGCCGCGCGGGCCGTAGGCCGCGACCACCCCCGCCGCGCCGGCCTCGAGCAGTTGGATCGCCCGCGCGTCGTCCGGTTCGGCCGCCGCTTCCTGCCGCAGGTCGTAGCCGACGTCGGCCGAGCCGGCGCCGCGCCAAAGTTCGTCCACGCGGCGCGCGCGTTGCGCTTCGCGCCGCGCTCCCGCCGCGTCGTCGAGCGCGTCGAGCAGCGAGGCGAAGTTGCGCGCCGGCTCGGCGATCCACGGATCGTCGGGGCCGAGCGCCGCCGCGAGCGCGCCGAGCGCCCGCTCGAACTTCGGGCGGGCCTCGGTCAGGGCGCCGTTGTAGCGATAGGCGTCGGCGACGTAGGCGAGGATCTGCGCCGCGCGCGGGTCGCTTGCCGCGCCGCGCCGCTCGAAGCCCGCGTACGCCCGTTCCAGGAGCTTCACGTTGCGGTCGGCGTCGGCCGCGTCGTCGAGGATCGCGTGCAGTTCCTGCGGCAGCGGCTCCTCGCCGGGGAGCGTTCCGGCGATCTGCTCGAACGGGCAGAGGCCGAGCACGAGGAGCGCTTCGGAGACGGCCGGATGGTCCGGCCCAAGTTCGCGCGCGGCGAGGGCGAGCGCGCCGCGCGCGACGCGCCAGCCGCCGCGGTCCCATTGATCGTCGAGGCGCGCCGCGAGGCGGAGCCGCGCCTCGACGCGGCAGGCCGCGTCGGCGTGGCCGCGGCCGGACGCCTCGACCGCCGACCAATACGCGGTCTCCGCCGCGTCGTCGGGAGCGGGGAACGCGCCGGACCTGATCGAGAGTCGAAACGCGCCGGCGCAGATTTGGAAGCGCGCGGAACGAACGACGATGCGGTAACGGGAGCGGGCCGCGGCGGCGAACGCGGCGCGGGCGTCGTCCCCCGCGCCGCCCCCGTCGGCCGCGACGACCCGCGCGCGGGAATCCCCTTCCCGCTCGACGCGCAGCAGCGGATCGAATTCGGTCGAGCGCACTTCGACCGCGACCGGCCCGTCCGTCGCCGCCTCGAACACGAAGGAGATTTCCCCGGCGCGGTCGCCGACGAGCGGCAGACGGGACTCCAGCGTCTCCCCCGCCGCGACCGGGCGCGGCGAATCGGCCGACGCGGCGAGGCTCGCGGCGACGCCGCAAGCGAGAGCAGCCAGCAGCCGCAAGAAGCCGTTCTCCCGAGCGTCGCGTCCCCCGCGCGACGCATCATGAAAACACACAATCGGCCGGCGGGGAAACGCGCGCGCCGCGACTCGTCTCGTCCGAGAAGCGCCTCGGCCGAAGAGTCCGTCGCTCGGCTCGTCGCTCGCTCGAGACTGTCCTCGCCCCGCCGATCCGACGTGCACCGGTCCCGACGCCGCGGGGGCCTCGCGCCTACTCGACGCGCGCCGGCCGCTCGTCCGCGTCCCGCGGCGACGGCCCGCGTCGGCGGCCGAAGCGCAGCGCGGCGAGCGCGGCCAGCGCGAGCAGGCCGACCGCGAGGCCGGCGCGCAGCGGCGCGGGAGACCACTCGACGACGACCTCGTGCCGTCCCTCCTCGACCGGCACGCCGAGCAGCTGCGCCTCGACGAGATAGGCCGACGAGGGACGTCCGTCCACGAAGACGCGGTAGGCGTCGTTGTAGGCCCGCGACCAGACGAGCACGCCGCGCCGCACCGCTTCGACCCGCGCGGCGAGGCGGTTCGCGTCGAGCGACTCGACGGCGACCGACGCCGCGGCCGCCTGCGGTTCCGCGACGCGCGGCGCCCCGGCCAGAACGACGTCGGTGTGCGGGTCGTAGTCGGGCCGCCGGTGGATCTCCAGCGTCGTGTCGAACCCCGGCGCGCCCCAGACCCGCGTCGCGAACCGCACCTCGGGCGCGGCGCCGGGCAAGACGTAGAGCGTCGAGTCGCCGTCGGGCGGCAACCTGCGCAGCGGCCGGAACGGCGGCCCGAGACGATCGTGCGCGACGACGCGCGTCGCCCCCGCGATCCGCAGTTCCTTGACCACGTCGGACCAGCGGAGCTTGCCGACCAGTTCCCGCATCAACGTCGAGGCGTAGGAGTAGCTGCCGTCGATGTCGTTGTTGAAGACGTAACGGACGCCGTCCCCCGCGCCGACCGTCGGCCAATACTCCTGCGCGCCCCGCCGATAGACGTCGCGCACGGTTTCCTGATCGTCGGACCGCGCGGAAGACGACGTCGGATGGGCGCTCGGCGGCACTGCGGCGCCGTAGACCCGTCCGCCGTCCTCGGGAACGGCGACGCGGTCGGCGGGGACGTCGAGCGCCGTCAGGAAGAGCGGCACGTGCGCCGCGAGCCCCAAGGCGAGCACGCCGAGCGCGAGCGGCCGGGCGCCGCGCGGGCGATCCTCCTTGAGCGCCGACGCGGCCAGCGCGCCGACGGCGGCGACGCCGCCGAACGTGACGCCGAGACGCCAACTGTCGATCGGCGCGACCAGCAACCCGCACGCGCCGACGAGCGCCGACGAGCCGGCGACGAGCGCCGCGCGCCGCCGCGAGGCGCGCGCGCCGGCGAGCCAGCGTTCCGCGGCCGCGGCGGTGAGCGGCACGACCGCGAGGGCGACGAGTCCCCACACCTTCATCGGGAAGCGGACGTTTCCGCCGAGCGAGAGGAGCGGCCGCAGCAGCGCGGCCCCGGGCAGGAACGCGCCCCACGACAGCACGACGGCGACGGGGATCGCGCGCCACCACCACGCCTCGCGCCCGCGGCGCGCGGCGCCGCTCAGTCCCCAGAGCGCGAGCGGCAGCAGGCCGAGATGAAGCGACCAGTAGAGCGGCTCGCGTCCGCCGAAGTAGTCGTGCCCGGCGAAGCCGCGCCCGTCCCGAAGGTCGGGGCGCCCGAACGGGAACGGCGTCGCCAGATCGAGCAGTTGGACCGGCGGACTGGACCAGCCGGCCACCGACTCGCCCGTGTCGCGGACCGTCGTGCGCCACGCGCTGCGCGTCGTCTGCCAGGCGAGCGCAAGCTGCGGCGCCGCGAGCGCCGCGCCGAGCGCGAGCGCCGACGCCGCCGCGGGCAGCCCGCGAAGAAGTCCCCGCGCCGACGCCGCCGCGGGCAGGCCGCGGAGCGGTCCGCGCGCCGAAGCCCGATCGCTCGTCGCCGCCGCGCGGCCGCGCCCTTCGGCGAGCCACTCGACGCCGAGCGCCGCCGCCGCGACGAGCGCGGTCACCGGCTCGCCGCAGACGATTTCGAGCGCCCAAAAGACGGCGAGCTCCGCCGCCGCGCGCCGCGCGCCCGCGGCGTCGCCGCCGAGCGACCGCTTCCGCAGCTTGACGCCGGCCGCGGCGACCCAGGGCGCGATCGCCAGCGCCGTCGCCGAGTTGAACATCAGCCACGCCGAGAGGAAGACGCCGCAGGAGACGAACGCGCAGGCCGCGACCGTCGCCGCGTCGCGCGTGCGCCCCGCGGCGCGCGCCCAGCGCCGCGCGCCCCAGAAGCCGAGCAGGATCGCCAAGGCGAAGTGCGCGCCGAACGCGGCGTCGCGCGGCAGGACGAAGAGCAGCAGCGTGTCGGGGAAGAAGAGGCCGTAGTTCGGGTTCCCGGCGAGCGGCTGCCCGCATCCCCCGCCCTCGAAGACGAACGGGAAATGGAAGGAGCGCAGCAGGTTCGCCGCCGCGGCGCGCGCCGGCTGGTGGAGCACCGTCGCGTCGCGGTAGGTGACGACGACGAGCCCCGCGAAGAGGGGCAGGACCAGCGCGACGAGCAGGACGGCGATCAGCGTCGTCGCCGACCACCGCCGCGGGTTCGCGATCATCGACGATCCTCCGCGCGGCGGACCACGCCGAAGGCGCGGCTTCTCGGTGCGACGTTCAACGCCCTTCCTCCGCGTCCCGCCGTCCGCTCCGCAGCAGGAGCAGCGCCGCCGCCAGGCCGAGCGCCGCCGCGGCGAGGCCGCAGTCGAGCGGGACGCGCGACCAGACGATCCGCACCTCGTGCCGTCCCGCGGGAACGCGCACGCCGATCAAGTGGCCTTCCGCCGGAACGACGACCGCCGCCGCGCCGTCCACCTCCGCGCGGTACGCGGGCTGGAACGCCCGCGACCAGACGACGACCGCCGGCGCGGACGCCTCGACCTCCGCCTCGAGCGAGCCGTTGCGCTCCCGCGCGGCGACGATCCGCGCCGGCGCCGCCGTCCCGTCCACGCCCGCCGTCGTCGAAGGAAGCGCGACGTCGCTCCGCGGATCGAACGCCGGATCCTGATGCGCGGCGTAGACCGCCGCGAGGTCGGGCGCGCGCCAAACCCGCGTCGCCGCCCGCACGCGCGGCAAGGCGCCGTCGAGCGCGAAGAGATGCGCCGTGCCGTCGGGACGAAGCGCGGCGAGCGGACGGTACGGCGGCGGCAGCTCGTTCTCGTCGGTCACCACGAACGAGACCCCGGCGAGCCGCAGCTCCGGCGCGCGCCGCGCCCAGTCCAGCGCCTCGACGCGCGTGCCGACGACGGCGGACAGCTTGGAGTGGCTCCCGTCCACGTCCGGATCGAAGGCGTAGGGAACGCCGCGCGCGCCGCCGACGTGCGGCCACAGCTCGGCGGCGCCGCGGCGCATGTAGACGCGCGTCGGTTCGTGGCCGAAGTCGTCCACGCCCGGCGGCGGATGAAGGTGCGTCCGCCGCACGACGAAGATCCGCCCGCCCCGCGCGTCGAACGGCGGAACGTCGAGCGGACGATCGACGACCGCGGCGAGGAGCGGATAGGCCGCGGCGAGCCCGGCGACGAGCAGCGTCGCGGCGACGACGCCCGCCGCGGGCCGCGCGCCGCGCCGCGCGGCGACGACGAAGAACGCCGCCGCGCCGAGCGCGACGATCGTCGCGACGAGCCGCCAGACGTCGAACGGCGCCGCGGCGAGCCCCGCGGCGGCCAGCGCGCCGACGCCGGCGGCGACGAGCGCCGTCCGCCGCGCCGACGGGCGTTCCCCGGCGCTCCAGCGCGCCGCCGCCGCGGCGACGAGCGGCACGACGGCGAGGGCGACGAGGTTCCAGCCCTTCGCCGGATAGCGCAGCCGCCCGCCGAGCGAGAGCGCCCAAAGCAGCGCCCGCGCCCCGGGCAGATGGCTGCCGAACGAGAAGAGCGCCCCCGCGGCGGCGAGCCACGCCCAGAGGCCGAAGTCGCGCCGGCGGAGGAAGAGCGCCGCCAGCGCGAGCGCGGCGAAGCCGAGGTGCAGCGAGAGGAAGTACGGCTCGCGCCCGTCGTTCGCCGCCTGCGCGGCGAAGCCGCGCGCGTCGCGGAGATCGACGCGGCCGAACGGGAACGGCGCGGCCTGCTCGAGCAAGGCCGACGGCGGCGACGACCAGTGAGCGACGTTCTCGAAGTCGTAGACGACGCCGCCGCGGGCGGAGAAGGCGTAGGCCTGCCACGACGTGGCGAGCTGCGGCGCGGCGAGCAGCCCGCCGATCGCGCCGCCGAGCGCGAAGAGCGCGGCCGCGCGGAGACGTAGGCGCGCCGTCCCGGCCGGCAGCAAAACGCGCAGCGCGGCGGCGCCGGCCGCGGCGAAGAAGACGACCGGCTCGCCGGCGCAGAAGAGGAGCGCGAAGCAGCAGGCCAGCTCGACCGCGGAGCGCCGCGCCGCCGCCGCGTCGCGCTCGGCGTTCCGGCGCAGCTTCGCCGCCGCGGCGAGCGCAGCCGGCGCCAGCGCCAGCGCCCATCCGGCGTTGTAGAAGCTCCACGCCGAAAGGAAGATCCCCGTGCCGACGAACGCCGCCGCGGCGCACTCCGCGGCGAAGCGGTCCGCCCCCTCGGCGCGCGCCCAGCGCCGCGCGCCCCAGTAGCCGAGAAGCAGCGCCAAGGCGAAATGGACGCCGTAGGCGACGGGAAGGGGCAGGACGAAGAGCAGCGGCGTGTCGGGCAGGAAGAAGCCCCAGTTCGGGTTCCCGGCGAGCGGCTGGCCGCACGCCGCCTCCTCGAGCACGAAGGGGAACTCCCCCGCGCGGAGCGCGCGCTGCACCGCCGCGCGCACGGGGAAATGCACCATGCCGGCGTCGCGGTAGGTGACGTTGAGCAGGCCGAACGCGAGCGGCGCGGCGAGGAGCAGAAGAAGCAGGCGCGGCGCTCCGGCCGCCCCGCCGCCGAGCGCGCGCCGCAGCCGGTCCGCCGCGCGTCGCGCCGGCGCGTCGTTCTTCGAGCCGTCGTGCATGGCGTCATCGTATCCCAACCGACGCGGCGCGCGGTGGACGCGTCGCCGCGCC contains:
- a CDS encoding CHAT domain-containing protein; the protein is MRLLAALACGVAASLAASADSPRPVAAGETLESRLPLVGDRAGEISFVFEAATDGPVAVEVRSTEFDPLLRVEREGDSRARVVAADGGGAGDDARAAFAAAARSRYRIVVRSARFQICAGAFRLSIRSGAFPAPDDAAETAYWSAVEASGRGHADAACRVEARLRLAARLDDQWDRGGWRVARGALALAARELGPDHPAVSEALLVLGLCPFEQIAGTLPGEEPLPQELHAILDDAADADRNVKLLERAYAGFERRGAASDPRAAQILAYVADAYRYNGALTEARPKFERALGALAAALGPDDPWIAEPARNFASLLDALDDAAGARREAQRARRVDELWRGAGSADVGYDLRQEAAAEPDDARAIQLLEAGAAGVVAAYGPRGLDAAIAFRALGDRQFAAGRLADARATFERTASIFGAAGASFALKRAEMIARIAQIDIAEGKPEAARARLAEAVAAEMPASSVRSARGLERAGAAYLDLGDAAAAIAPLERAVRLLEGAFGADHPSTVRPRQLLARALAARGELDRAFALAAGSAAAERRDLAVALAGLPERQALAAAARGWTVQGDVVAYAARLGSPVAATTAFDEVVRSRSVVFDETARRRVAARGEGAEAVAAARRLREVSGRLAALLAGAGADGNPASYRARIDAARRDVEAADLDLAERSARHARMLADRRVGLAEVTRALGPDDALVGFVRHAAPAARGGDEARYAAFVLRGGDAAPRIVPLGDAPKLDRLVGQWRAAVFAAASGGDGAAARRAGASLRAAVWDRPAKELRGARRVFLVPDGPLNFVDFAALPTSGGRYLVEDGPLLHLLSTERDLVHRPGAARGTGLLAVGGPDYDASRAAAPVGDAAAASASEPAGRACGAFLRLGFAPLPHAAEEAREVGALWPDRAEAPLVLTGGAATKEAFVREATGRRALHLATHAFYLGDECAPAAPGTRGLGGIARLPEDRPPRVRGESPAALAGLVLAGANHRGAANADDGLLTAEEIAALDLSSAELAVLSACDTGLGELRGGEGVFGLRRAFLLAGARTVVTSLWPVRDDWTRRFMQAFYRGRFVARLDTDEALRAAHLELLAAARAERRADDPLLWAGFVAVGDWR